One genomic region from Paroceanicella profunda encodes:
- a CDS encoding ABC transporter permease, with the protein MQKLLDYGPLLLSGAVTTVCLAVLSLLLATLLGGWGARAKLIRPQGDALNKGLIRLQARIATIYTTLARGIPDLVLMLILYFGGQRLLNWATGVAGLETLEFSKFLAGTLSIGLLYGAYLTETFRGAWMAVARGQGEAAEALGLRGLRAFWLVLFPQFVRHALPGYGNVWQVLVKSTAVVSVIGLEDLVGLANDVGKSQRDPFLFMLVVIVVYLAITSVSGWGFAWAERRYSRGLR; encoded by the coding sequence ATGCAAAAACTCCTGGACTACGGCCCTCTGCTGCTCAGTGGTGCGGTCACGACAGTCTGTCTCGCGGTGCTGTCGCTGTTGCTGGCCACGCTTCTGGGCGGCTGGGGCGCACGGGCGAAGCTGATCCGGCCGCAGGGCGACGCGCTCAACAAGGGGCTGATCCGCCTGCAGGCGCGCATCGCCACGATCTACACCACGCTGGCGAGGGGCATCCCGGACCTGGTGCTGATGCTCATCCTCTACTTCGGCGGACAGCGCCTGCTGAACTGGGCAACCGGAGTGGCGGGGCTGGAGACGCTGGAATTCTCCAAGTTCCTGGCCGGCACGCTCTCCATCGGTCTGCTTTACGGCGCCTATCTCACCGAGACCTTCCGCGGCGCCTGGATGGCGGTGGCCCGCGGGCAGGGCGAGGCGGCGGAGGCGCTGGGGCTGCGCGGCCTGCGCGCCTTCTGGCTGGTGCTCTTCCCGCAATTCGTGCGCCACGCGCTGCCCGGCTACGGCAATGTCTGGCAGGTGCTGGTGAAATCCACGGCGGTGGTCTCCGTCATCGGGCTGGAAGACCTGGTGGGGCTGGCCAATGACGTGGGCAAGTCGCAGCGCGACCCGTTCCTGTTCATGCTGGTGGTGATCGTGGTCTATCTCGCGATCACCTCCGTGTCCGGCTGGGGCTTCGCCTGGGCGGAACGGCGCTATTCGCGGGGGCTGCGCTGA
- a CDS encoding RSP_7527 family protein → MTAITYPSNEEMARIERAARAYRAAVLRSGFRATGRGIASAWRSLAAVLHRPTTA, encoded by the coding sequence ATGACCGCGATCACCTATCCGTCGAATGAAGAAATGGCCCGCATCGAGCGCGCTGCCCGCGCCTACCGCGCCGCAGTCCTGCGCTCCGGCTTCCGGGCGACCGGCCGTGGCATCGCCTCGGCCTGGCGGTCCCTGGCGGCGGTCCTGCACCGCCCCACCACCGCCTGA
- a CDS encoding thioredoxin family protein: MRRIATALSGLGLSLMLGMAAQAAEFRPFVTADFEAARAEGRPVIVDIAADWCPTCKAQKPIIDALASEPAQDRTVIFEVDFDTQKDVVRALGAQRQSTLIAYRGMTETARSVGETRKEALGALFESVLAE, from the coding sequence ATGAGACGAATTGCAACCGCCCTTTCCGGACTGGGCCTGTCGCTGATGCTGGGCATGGCAGCCCAGGCGGCGGAGTTCCGGCCCTTCGTGACCGCCGATTTCGAGGCCGCCCGGGCCGAGGGCCGGCCGGTGATCGTGGATATCGCGGCGGACTGGTGCCCGACCTGCAAGGCGCAGAAGCCGATCATCGACGCGCTGGCCTCCGAGCCGGCGCAGGACCGGACGGTGATCTTCGAGGTGGATTTCGACACTCAGAAGGATGTCGTCCGCGCGCTCGGGGCGCAGCGCCAGTCCACGCTGATCGCCTATCGCGGGATGACGGAGACCGCGCGCTCGGTGGGAGAGACGCGCAAGGAGGCGCTGGGGGCGCTGTTCGAGTCCGTGTTGGCGGAGTAG
- a CDS encoding RSP_2648 family PIN domain-containing protein, whose product MRAVLDACVLYPTATRSLLLVAAGGGHFVPVWSERILEEWARAMARDGAAAEAATRGVIAALEARWQASVVPDAVSPDLPDPNDTHVLGACLAGGAGVLVTRNLRDFPRRRLAGHGVMPSDPDSFLLGFARSGADFASAAEDMRVQAGWTDDLRSFLKRAGLPRLGKFLAAA is encoded by the coding sequence ATGCGCGCCGTGCTCGATGCCTGTGTGCTTTACCCGACGGCGACGCGGTCGCTGTTGCTGGTGGCGGCGGGCGGCGGGCATTTCGTGCCGGTCTGGTCCGAGCGGATTCTGGAGGAATGGGCCCGGGCGATGGCGCGGGACGGGGCTGCCGCCGAGGCCGCAACGCGGGGCGTGATCGCCGCGCTGGAGGCGCGCTGGCAGGCCAGCGTGGTGCCGGACGCGGTATCGCCGGACCTGCCAGACCCAAACGACACCCATGTGCTCGGCGCCTGCCTGGCGGGCGGAGCCGGGGTTCTGGTGACACGCAACCTGCGTGACTTTCCCCGCCGGCGTCTCGCCGGGCACGGGGTGATGCCGTCCGATCCGGACAGTTTCCTGCTCGGCTTCGCGCGGTCCGGCGCGGATTTCGCATCCGCTGCGGAGGACATGCGCGTTCAGGCCGGATGGACGGATGACCTGCGCTCGTTCCTGAAGCGGGCCGGGCTGCCGCGGTTGGGGAAGTTTCTCGCGGCGGCCTGA
- a CDS encoding RSP_2647 family RNA methyltransferase, with translation MVFDRPTVRLRPKPGRRHAASGAPWSFTDEVVLDRRTKAILPGTIATLESAEREPIATVAVNPGSRIVLRHLDPDPQALIDEAWLTARLSRALALREILFDAPFYRLVHAEADGLPGVIVDRFGDAAVIQPNAAWADLLIEPLVSALQAVTGVSTVVVNGQGRARGLEGLSERMDIVRGRVDAPIAVPMNGAVYMADLIGGQKTGLFFDQRPNHAFAARLAPGLRVLDVFSHVGGFGLAALAAGAESALAVDGSAAALELAGQGAEAAGLGDRFATRKGDAFDTMAALAGEGAQFGMVVCDPPAFAPSKTALEPGLRAYEKVARQGAALVSPGGFLVLCSCSHAADLERFRAASLRGVARAGRQGQILHVGGPGPDHPVHVALSETSYLKAIFLRLD, from the coding sequence ATGGTGTTCGACCGACCTACCGTGCGACTGCGCCCGAAGCCCGGACGGCGCCATGCCGCCTCCGGCGCGCCGTGGTCCTTTACCGATGAAGTCGTGCTGGACCGTCGCACGAAGGCGATTCTGCCCGGGACGATCGCCACGCTCGAATCCGCCGAGCGCGAGCCGATCGCGACTGTGGCGGTGAACCCCGGTTCGCGCATCGTGCTGCGCCATCTCGACCCCGATCCGCAGGCGCTGATCGACGAGGCCTGGCTGACGGCCCGCCTGTCCCGGGCGCTTGCGCTGCGCGAGATCCTGTTCGACGCCCCGTTCTACCGGCTGGTGCATGCCGAGGCCGATGGCCTGCCCGGTGTGATCGTCGACCGGTTCGGAGACGCGGCGGTGATCCAGCCGAACGCGGCCTGGGCCGATCTGCTCATCGAGCCCTTGGTGAGCGCGCTGCAGGCGGTGACCGGGGTGAGCACCGTGGTGGTGAACGGGCAGGGGCGCGCGCGCGGCCTGGAGGGCCTGTCGGAGCGCATGGACATCGTGCGCGGCCGGGTGGACGCGCCGATTGCCGTGCCGATGAACGGAGCCGTCTACATGGCGGACCTGATTGGCGGGCAGAAGACCGGGCTGTTCTTCGACCAGCGGCCAAACCATGCCTTCGCCGCGCGTCTCGCCCCGGGGCTTCGGGTGCTGGATGTGTTCAGCCATGTCGGCGGGTTCGGGCTGGCGGCGCTGGCGGCGGGCGCGGAGTCCGCGCTTGCGGTGGATGGCTCCGCCGCGGCCCTGGAGCTGGCCGGGCAGGGCGCGGAGGCCGCGGGGCTGGGCGACCGGTTCGCCACGCGCAAGGGCGATGCCTTCGACACCATGGCGGCGCTGGCCGGGGAAGGCGCGCAGTTCGGCATGGTCGTCTGTGACCCTCCCGCCTTCGCGCCGTCCAAGACGGCGCTGGAGCCCGGCTTGCGGGCCTATGAGAAGGTGGCGCGGCAGGGCGCGGCGCTGGTGAGCCCGGGGGGCTTCCTGGTGCTGTGTTCCTGCTCGCATGCGGCGGACCTGGAGCGGTTCCGTGCCGCCTCTCTGCGCGGCGTGGCCCGGGCCGGGCGGCAGGGGCAGATTCTGCATGTCGGCGGGCCGGGGCCCGATCACCCGGTACATGTCGCGCTGTCGGAGACCTCCTACCTCAAGGCGATCTTCCTGAGGCTGGACTGA
- a CDS encoding RSP_7527 family protein — protein sequence MTMTRSVYPSYDEITRIEREARAYRAAVLRSGVKASGRGLAAVWRAITSILHRPTAA from the coding sequence ATGACCATGACCCGCTCCGTTTACCCGTCCTACGACGAAATCACCCGCATCGAGCGTGAGGCCCGCGCGTATCGCGCCGCCGTCCTGCGCTCCGGCGTCAAGGCCTCGGGCCGCGGCCTCGCCGCCGTCTGGCGCGCCATCACGTCGATCCTGCATCGGCCGACCGCCGCCTGA
- a CDS encoding TetR/AcrR family transcriptional regulator, giving the protein MGRYRSFDETRAMDAAIACFRERGFHAASMRDLEREMGLTSSSLYNAFGSKKELFLSALDAYLNASSRRRIALLDAAEDPLAGIEAFLFSVVSVSAADRCGCLLVNSAASAAALDKDIGAAVRDGLGEVEAAFARTLQRAVAAGALPETTDSTALARTLLGTIVSIRVLSRSAPGEAWLRSLADGALTQIHAPANTRATPRKRVS; this is encoded by the coding sequence ATGGGACGATATCGCAGCTTCGACGAGACCCGCGCCATGGACGCCGCCATCGCCTGCTTTCGCGAGCGTGGCTTTCACGCGGCCTCGATGCGCGACCTCGAACGGGAGATGGGGCTGACATCCTCCAGCCTCTACAATGCGTTCGGCAGCAAGAAGGAGCTGTTCCTGAGCGCGCTGGACGCCTATCTGAACGCCTCGTCGCGCCGGCGCATCGCCCTGCTGGATGCCGCGGAAGACCCGCTCGCGGGGATAGAGGCCTTCCTTTTCTCGGTTGTGAGCGTCTCCGCCGCGGACCGCTGCGGCTGCCTTCTGGTGAATTCGGCCGCCAGCGCGGCCGCCCTCGACAAGGACATCGGCGCCGCCGTGCGTGACGGGCTGGGGGAGGTGGAAGCCGCCTTCGCCAGAACCTTGCAGCGCGCCGTCGCCGCCGGCGCCCTGCCGGAGACCACGGACAGCACCGCGCTCGCCCGCACGCTGCTGGGCACCATCGTCTCGATCCGGGTGCTCTCGCGCTCCGCACCGGGGGAAGCCTGGCTGCGCAGCCTCGCCGACGGCGCCCTCACCCAGATCCACGCACCGGCGAACACCCGGGCCACCCCGCGCAAGCGCGTGTCCTGA
- a CDS encoding RSP_7527 family protein, translating into MTSSYLTHDDIAQFERAARAHRAAVLRSGFKATGRGVAAAWAALSAMMHRPTAA; encoded by the coding sequence ATGACCAGCAGCTATCTTACCCACGACGACATCGCACAGTTCGAGCGCGCCGCCCGCGCCCATCGCGCCGCCGTTCTGCGCTCCGGCTTCAAGGCCACCGGCCGCGGCGTCGCCGCCGCCTGGGCTGCCCTGTCCGCGATGATGCATCGCCCGACGGCCGCCTGA
- a CDS encoding replicative DNA helicase has product MADGSITPQTTSPAPHNIEAEQALLGVLLNNNDVFDQVASIIDPHHFFDPVHRRIYEIIQQRVLKNTLATPTTVATFLSEDPGLAELGGPSYLTRLSGAAISAFAARDYAQIVYDLAIRRDLIRIGESITGKAGTVEVDSDPRDQISDAEQQLYTLAEKGKYEGGFQSFLKAVTEAVNVANAAYQRDGGLAGISTGLVDMDRKLGGLHPSDLLILAGRPSMGKTSLATNIAFNIAKAHRRGMRPDGTEGTIDGGVVGFFSLEMSAEQLAARILSEQAEVPSEQIRRGDMTEEEFRRFVEAAKALEKMPLYIDDTPALPISTLAARARRLKRQHGLDVVVIDYLQLVRPATAKDSRVNEVSEITQGLKAIAKELNLPVIALSQLSRQVENREDKRPQLSDLRESGSIEQDADVVMFVFREEYYKEREKPSEHDADKMIAWQEAMERVHNKAEVIIGKQRHGPIGTVELSFEGRFTRFGNLVKPYQQGYENEF; this is encoded by the coding sequence ATGGCCGACGGTTCCATCACCCCCCAGACCACCAGTCCCGCCCCGCACAACATCGAGGCGGAACAGGCCCTGCTCGGGGTCCTGCTGAACAACAATGACGTGTTCGACCAGGTGGCGAGCATCATCGACCCCCACCATTTCTTCGACCCGGTGCACAGGCGGATCTACGAGATCATCCAGCAGCGCGTGCTCAAGAACACGCTCGCCACCCCCACCACCGTGGCGACCTTCCTCTCCGAGGACCCCGGTCTCGCCGAGCTGGGCGGGCCCTCCTACCTCACCCGCCTCTCGGGGGCTGCCATCTCCGCCTTCGCGGCGCGCGACTATGCCCAGATCGTCTACGATCTCGCCATCCGCCGCGACCTGATCCGCATCGGCGAGAGCATCACCGGCAAGGCCGGCACCGTGGAGGTGGATTCCGACCCGCGCGACCAGATCAGCGATGCCGAGCAGCAGCTCTACACCCTCGCCGAAAAGGGCAAGTACGAGGGCGGCTTCCAGTCCTTCCTGAAGGCGGTCACCGAGGCGGTGAACGTCGCCAACGCCGCCTACCAGCGCGACGGCGGCCTCGCCGGCATCTCCACCGGCCTCGTGGACATGGACCGCAAGCTCGGCGGCCTGCACCCCTCGGACCTGCTGATCCTCGCCGGGCGCCCCTCGATGGGCAAGACGTCGCTCGCCACCAACATCGCCTTCAACATCGCCAAGGCCCACCGCCGCGGCATGCGCCCCGATGGCACCGAGGGCACCATCGACGGCGGCGTCGTCGGCTTCTTCTCGCTCGAAATGTCCGCCGAGCAGCTCGCCGCGCGCATCCTCTCCGAGCAGGCGGAGGTGCCCTCCGAGCAGATCCGCCGCGGCGACATGACGGAGGAGGAATTCCGCCGCTTTGTCGAGGCCGCCAAGGCGCTGGAGAAGATGCCGCTCTACATCGACGACACGCCGGCCCTGCCCATCTCCACCCTGGCCGCCCGCGCCCGGCGCCTGAAGCGCCAGCACGGGCTGGACGTGGTGGTGATCGACTATCTCCAGCTCGTGCGCCCCGCCACGGCCAAGGACAGCCGGGTGAACGAGGTCTCCGAGATCACCCAGGGCCTGAAGGCCATCGCGAAGGAGCTGAACCTGCCGGTGATCGCGCTCTCGCAGCTCTCCCGACAGGTCGAGAACCGCGAGGACAAGCGCCCGCAGCTCTCCGACCTGCGCGAATCCGGCTCCATCGAGCAGGACGCCGACGTGGTGATGTTCGTGTTCCGCGAGGAATACTACAAGGAGCGCGAAAAGCCCTCCGAGCACGACGCGGACAAGATGATCGCCTGGCAGGAGGCCATGGAGCGCGTGCACAACAAGGCCGAGGTGATCATCGGCAAGCAGCGCCACGGGCCCATCGGGACCGTGGAACTCTCCTTCGAGGGGCGCTTCACCCGGTTCGGCAACCTGGTGAAACCCTATCAGCAGGGCTACGAGAACGAGTTCTGA
- a CDS encoding RSP_7527 family protein: MTSSFRTHDEIARIERAARAHRAAVLRSGFKATGRGVAAAWAALSAMMHRPTAA, encoded by the coding sequence ATGACCAGCAGCTTCCGCACCCACGACGAGATCGCCCGCATTGAACGCGCCGCCCGCGCCCATCGCGCCGCCGTTCTGCGCTCCGGCTTCAAGGCCACCGGCCGCGGCGTCGCCGCCGCCTGGGCCGCCCTGTCCGCGATGATGCATCGCCCGACGGCCGCCTGA
- a CDS encoding ABC transporter permease, translated as MRFDLVLDHWELFARGVVTTLELVVLALAAGFCIALPAGMALARGHWTSRGLRFYIYLFRGTPLLVQTYLFYYGLGVTLGQYDWVRESLFWPFLRDAWWIALLVFSLNSGAYATEIIRGAVSTIPKGEVEAARALGLSDRQVDFLVLIPSALRRALPQYGNEVVFMLHGSVVAGVITIQDIFGVTQTFRARYYVAYEGFLTAAALYMALTFVIVMIFRQLEKRYLLHLGLSR; from the coding sequence ATGCGGTTCGACCTGGTCCTCGACCACTGGGAGCTGTTCGCGCGCGGGGTGGTGACCACGCTGGAACTGGTGGTGCTGGCGCTCGCCGCAGGCTTCTGCATCGCGCTGCCCGCCGGCATGGCCCTGGCGCGGGGCCACTGGACCTCGCGGGGCCTGCGCTTCTACATCTATCTCTTCAGGGGCACGCCGCTGCTGGTGCAGACCTACCTGTTCTACTACGGGCTGGGGGTGACGCTGGGGCAATACGACTGGGTGCGCGAGAGCCTGTTCTGGCCCTTCCTGCGTGACGCCTGGTGGATCGCGCTGCTGGTGTTCTCGCTGAACTCCGGGGCCTATGCGACCGAGATCATCCGCGGCGCGGTGAGCACCATCCCGAAGGGCGAGGTGGAGGCGGCACGCGCGCTCGGCCTGTCGGACCGGCAGGTGGACTTCCTGGTCCTGATCCCCTCGGCGCTGCGCCGCGCCCTGCCGCAATACGGCAACGAGGTGGTGTTCATGCTGCATGGCTCGGTGGTGGCGGGTGTGATCACCATCCAGGACATCTTCGGTGTGACGCAAACCTTCCGCGCGCGCTACTACGTGGCCTATGAAGGCTTCCTGACGGCGGCGGCGCTGTACATGGCGCTCACCTTCGTCATCGTGATGATCTTCCGCCAACTGGAGAAGCGCTACCTGCTGCACCTGGGGCTGAGCCGCTGA
- the rplI gene encoding 50S ribosomal protein L9: MQIVLLERVAKLGQMGDVVAVKQGFARNYLLPQGKALRATKANMERFEAQRAQLEARNLETKKEAEAAAARIDGLTFIVIRSAAESGALYGSVTPRDVADAADEAGVSIDRKQIVVERPIKDLGLHELVVSLHPEVEAVITVNVARSMDEAELQAAGRSIQDLRAEADAEADFEISELFDDLGGAAREDDDEAPIEDGDSQADDQPTV; encoded by the coding sequence ATGCAGATCGTTCTTCTTGAGCGCGTGGCCAAGCTCGGCCAGATGGGCGACGTCGTCGCCGTGAAGCAGGGTTTCGCCCGCAACTACCTCCTGCCCCAGGGCAAGGCGCTGCGCGCGACCAAGGCCAACATGGAGCGCTTCGAGGCGCAGCGCGCCCAGCTCGAGGCCCGCAACCTGGAGACGAAGAAGGAAGCCGAAGCCGCCGCCGCGCGCATCGACGGCCTCACCTTCATCGTGATCCGCTCCGCCGCCGAATCCGGTGCGCTCTACGGTTCCGTCACCCCGCGTGACGTCGCCGATGCCGCCGACGAGGCCGGTGTGTCCATCGACCGCAAGCAGATCGTCGTCGAGCGTCCGATCAAGGACCTCGGCCTGCACGAGCTGGTCGTGTCGCTGCACCCGGAAGTGGAAGCCGTCATCACGGTGAACGTGGCCCGCTCGATGGATGAAGCCGAGCTTCAGGCCGCCGGCCGGTCCATCCAGGACCTGCGCGCCGAAGCCGACGCGGAAGCCGACTTCGAGATCTCGGAGCTCTTCGACGACCTGGGCGGCGCCGCCCGCGAGGACGACGACGAAGCCCCGATCGAGGACGGCGACAGCCAGGCCGACGATCAGCCGACCGTCTGA
- a CDS encoding cytochrome c biogenesis CcdA family protein gives MAATALFGLVAGLLSTLSPCVLPLLPVVLTTAVSQHRAGPVALAAGLALSFTGIGLFVALVGFSVGLDLALFRMLGGVVLIGLGLVLMVPRAQMQLAAAASPLSGWTESRFGRFEGTGLTGQFLVGVLLGAVWSPCVGPTLGAASILAARGESLGEVTLTMAVFGLGAALPLMLLGLLSREALLRWRARLLGAGKGGKMVLGVLLVAVGLLVVSGVDKRVEAALVAASPEWLTALTTRF, from the coding sequence GTGGCGGCCACGGCCCTTTTCGGACTGGTGGCGGGGCTGCTCTCCACGCTTTCTCCCTGCGTGCTGCCGCTTCTGCCGGTGGTGTTGACCACGGCCGTGTCGCAGCACCGCGCCGGGCCCGTGGCACTGGCGGCGGGGCTGGCGCTGTCGTTCACGGGGATCGGACTGTTCGTGGCGCTGGTGGGGTTCTCCGTCGGGCTCGATCTCGCGCTGTTCCGCATGCTGGGGGGCGTCGTTCTGATCGGGCTGGGGCTGGTGCTGATGGTGCCACGGGCGCAGATGCAGCTGGCGGCGGCCGCGAGCCCGCTGAGCGGCTGGACGGAATCACGCTTCGGGCGGTTCGAGGGCACCGGGTTGACCGGGCAGTTCCTGGTCGGCGTGCTGCTGGGCGCGGTGTGGAGCCCTTGCGTGGGGCCCACGCTGGGGGCTGCGTCGATCCTGGCCGCGCGAGGGGAGAGCCTGGGCGAGGTGACCCTCACCATGGCGGTGTTCGGCCTGGGGGCGGCCCTGCCGCTGATGCTGCTCGGGCTCCTGTCACGCGAGGCGCTGCTGCGCTGGCGCGCCCGGCTTCTGGGCGCCGGGAAGGGTGGCAAGATGGTGCTGGGCGTGCTGCTGGTCGCCGTCGGGCTGCTGGTGGTCTCGGGGGTCGACAAGCGGGTGGAGGCGGCGCTGGTGGCGGCCTCTCCGGAGTGGCTCACGGCGCTCACCACCCGGTTCTGA
- a CDS encoding carbonic anhydrase, translating to MDRLVEGYRRFRAGVWPGQRARYESLSEVGQSPEALVIACSDSRVDPSVVFDAGPGEMFVVRNVAGLVPPYEPDGRRHGTSAALEYAVRVLKVDRIVVLGHAQCGGVQALVQGMPAEVSDFLETWMSTAGDALSRTPPEGVDPLEFYETEVVRVSLTNLMTFPWVREAVEAGRLQLAGFRFGIATGKLLRLSEGGFVDVQ from the coding sequence ATGGACAGGCTCGTCGAAGGGTACAGGCGGTTTCGCGCAGGGGTGTGGCCGGGGCAGCGCGCCCGCTACGAGTCTCTGTCGGAGGTGGGCCAGAGCCCGGAGGCCCTCGTGATCGCCTGTTCGGATTCCCGCGTGGACCCGTCAGTGGTGTTCGATGCCGGGCCGGGCGAGATGTTCGTGGTGCGCAACGTGGCCGGGCTGGTTCCGCCCTATGAGCCCGACGGGCGCCGGCACGGCACCTCGGCCGCGCTGGAATACGCGGTGCGGGTGCTGAAGGTGGACCGGATCGTGGTGCTCGGCCATGCGCAGTGCGGCGGGGTTCAGGCCCTGGTGCAGGGGATGCCGGCGGAGGTGAGCGACTTCCTGGAAACCTGGATGAGCACGGCCGGCGATGCGCTGAGCCGGACGCCGCCCGAGGGGGTGGACCCGCTGGAATTCTACGAGACCGAGGTGGTGCGGGTGTCGCTCACCAATCTGATGACCTTCCCCTGGGTGCGCGAGGCGGTGGAGGCAGGGCGGCTGCAGCTTGCCGGCTTCCGCTTTGGCATCGCGACCGGCAAGCTGCTGCGGCTGAGCGAAGGCGGCTTCGTCGACGTACAGTGA